The Humulus lupulus chromosome 4, drHumLupu1.1, whole genome shotgun sequence genome has a window encoding:
- the LOC133831160 gene encoding uncharacterized protein LOC133831160 isoform X1: MAMVTASATALHHLHSLNLPNFSLFSKNHANPSTTCFKLDSNVIETTRRRPLLSPLLMKNNTFCEVVLESNEVNEEEMEELSDTHETLLYSFNPLPLLFVAALPGAGAIRSVFGPFVELVKSWNLPHWLVHWGHPGNMAVVLFAMGGYGTYLGFRIRFSDDLEEKAKAKDLHPKLLAGMFFFFALGATGGVTSLLTSDKPILESPHAVTGLIGLSLLAIQTILPTLFEGNPGLRNVHGILGSGIMTLFLVHAALGLQLGLSY, encoded by the exons ATGGCTATGGTGACTGCTTCTGCAACTGCTCTTCATCATCTGCATTCCCTCAATCTTCCCAACTTCTCACTTTTCTCCAAAAACCATGCCAACCCCTCCACCACCTGCTTTAAACTAGATTCTAATGTAATTGAAACGACAAGGAGAAGACCTCTTCTTTCCCCTCTTTTGatgaaaaacaacacattttgtGAGGTTGTGCTTGAGTCTAATGAGGTTAATGAAGAAGAAATGGAAGAGCTCAGTGACACCCATgagaccctcttgtattcttttaatCCTTTGCCTCTGTTGTTTGTGGCTGCTCTACCTGGAG CTGGGGCTATAAGGTCTGTGTTTGGACCTTTTGTTGAGCTAGTAAAGTCATGGAATCTTCCACACTGGCTTGTACACTGGGGTCATCCTGGAAATATG GCAGTTGTGCTGTTTGCCATGGGTGGCTATGGAACCTATTTGGGTTTCAGAATACGTTTCTCTGATGATTTG GAAGAAAAAGCAAAGGCCAAAGACTTGCATCCAAAGCTTTTGGCTGGGATGTTTTTCTTTTTTGCTCTTGGAGCAACTGGTGGAGTAACATCACTTCTCACTTCAGACAAACCCATCTTGGAGAG CCCACATGCTGTTACTGGTTTAATTGGCCTTTCTCTGCTTGCTATTCAAACCATATTACCTACATTATTTGAG GGAAATCCTGGATTGCGAAATGTTCATGGGATTTTAGGGAGTGGGATCATGACTCTGTTTCTTGTTCATGCTGCCCTTGGACTTCAACTTGGCCTAAGCTACTAA
- the LOC133831159 gene encoding S-adenosylmethionine synthase 3 — protein sequence MDTFLFTSESVNEGHPDKLCDQVSDAILDACLEQDPESKVACETCTKTNMVMVFGEITTKATVDYEKIVRDTCREIGFTSPDVGLDADNCKVLVNIEQQSPDIAQGVHGHLTKKPEEIGAGDQGHMFGYATDETPELMPLTHVLATKLGAKLTEVRKNKTCAWLRPDGKTQVTVEYKNDNGAMVPLRVHTVLISTQHDETVTNEQIAVDLKEHVIKPVIPAQYMDDKTIFHLNPSGRFVIGGPHGDAGLTGRKIIIDTYGGWGAHGGGAFSGKDPTKVDRSGAYIVRQAAKSVVASGLARRCIVQVSYAIGVPEPLSVFVDTYKTGKIPDKDILALIKENFDFRPGMMSINLDLKRGGNFRFQKTAAYGHFGRDDPDFTWETVKILKPKA from the coding sequence ATGGATACCTTTCTGTTTACTTCCGAATCTGTTAACGAGGGACATCCAGACAAGCTCTGTGACCAAGTCTCAGATGCCATCCTCGATGCTTGCCTGGAGCAAGACCCAGAGAGCAAAGTCGCTTGTGAAACCTGTACCAAAACAAACATGGTTATGGTGTTTGGTGAGATCACCACCAAGGCTACTGTTGACTACGAGAAGATAGTTCGTGACACCTGCAGAGAAATTGGTTTTACCTCTCCAGATGTTGGACTTGATGCTGATAACTGCAAGGTCCTTGTTAACATCGAGCAACAGAGCCCAGACATTGCTCAGGGAGTCCATGGACACCTCACCAAGAAGCCTGAGGAGATTGGAGCCGGTGACCAAGGCCACATGTTCGGTTATGCCACTGACGAGACCCCAGAGCTCATGCCACTCACTCATGTCCTGGCAACAAAGCTTGGTGCCAAGCTCACTGAGGTGAGGAAGAACAAGACATGTGCATGGTTGAGGCCAGATGGTAAGACCCAAGTGACCGTTGAGTACAAGAACGACAATGGCGCCATGGTCCCTCTCAGAGTCCACACCGTCCTCATCTCAACTCAACACGATGAGACAGTGACAAATGAACAGATCGCCGTTGATCTGAAAGAACATGTCATTAAGCCTGTGATCCCAGCTCAGTATATGGATGACAAAACTATCTTCCACCTCAATCCTTCAGGCAGATTTGTCATTGGTGGACCACATGGAGACGCAGGGCTTACTGGCCGTAAGATCATTATTGACACCTATGGTGGCTGGGGTGCTCATGGTGGAGGTGCTTTCTCAGGGAAGGACCCAACCAAGGTGGACAGAAGTGGTGCTTACATTGTAAGGCAGGCTGCAAAGAGTGTGGTGGCTTCAGGGCTTGCCCGCCGCTGCATCGTGCAGGTTTCTTATGCAATCGGTGTACCAGAGCCACTGTCTGTCTTTGTTGACACCTACAAGACAGGAAAGATTCCAGACAAGGATATATTGGCTCTCATCAAGGAGAATTTTGACTTCAGGCCTGGGATGATGTCCATTAATCTTGACTTGAAGAGAGGAGGCAACTTCAGGTTCCAGAAGACTGCTGCTTATGGTCATTTTGGCCGTGATGATCCTGATTTCACCTGGGAGACAGTAAAGATCCTCAAGCCAAAGGCTTAA
- the LOC133831160 gene encoding uncharacterized protein LOC133831160 isoform X2 codes for MAMVTASATALHHLHSLNLPNFSLFSKNHANPSTTCFKLDSNVIETTRRRPLLSPLLMKNNTFCEVVLESNEVNEEEMEELSDTHETLLYSFNPLPLLFVAALPGAGAIRSVFGPFVELVKSWNLPHWLVHWGHPGNMAVVLFAMGGYGTYLGFRIRFSDDLEEKAKAKDLHPKLLAGMFFFFALGATGGVTSLLTSDKPILEREILDCEMFMGF; via the exons ATGGCTATGGTGACTGCTTCTGCAACTGCTCTTCATCATCTGCATTCCCTCAATCTTCCCAACTTCTCACTTTTCTCCAAAAACCATGCCAACCCCTCCACCACCTGCTTTAAACTAGATTCTAATGTAATTGAAACGACAAGGAGAAGACCTCTTCTTTCCCCTCTTTTGatgaaaaacaacacattttgtGAGGTTGTGCTTGAGTCTAATGAGGTTAATGAAGAAGAAATGGAAGAGCTCAGTGACACCCATgagaccctcttgtattcttttaatCCTTTGCCTCTGTTGTTTGTGGCTGCTCTACCTGGAG CTGGGGCTATAAGGTCTGTGTTTGGACCTTTTGTTGAGCTAGTAAAGTCATGGAATCTTCCACACTGGCTTGTACACTGGGGTCATCCTGGAAATATG GCAGTTGTGCTGTTTGCCATGGGTGGCTATGGAACCTATTTGGGTTTCAGAATACGTTTCTCTGATGATTTG GAAGAAAAAGCAAAGGCCAAAGACTTGCATCCAAAGCTTTTGGCTGGGATGTTTTTCTTTTTTGCTCTTGGAGCAACTGGTGGAGTAACATCACTTCTCACTTCAGACAAACCCATCTTGGAGAG GGAAATCCTGGATTGCGAAATGTTCATGGGATTTTAG
- the LOC133831161 gene encoding thioredoxin-like 3-3 — MTELKAKTGLEGTGLELPKNRYGNLKSASADQNLKQTLTDIKTSKTPAVINYGASWCGVCSQILPSFCKLSNNFPKLSFIYADIDECPETTLHIRYTPTFHFYRDGERVDEMFGAGEERLHDRLWLHS, encoded by the exons ATGACTGAACTGAAAGCAAAGACGGGACTTGAAGGAACTGGTTTGGAATTGCCAAAAAATCGTTATGGAAACTTGAAGAGCGCTTCAGCTGATCAAAATTTGAAACAAACTCTTACAGATATCAAGACATCCAAAACTCCT GCGGTCATCAATTACGGTGCATCTTG GTGTGGTGTTTGCAGCCAAATTCTCCCATCATTTTGTAAGCTGAGTAACAACTTTCCAAAGCTTTCATTCATCTATGCAGACATTGATGAATGCCCAGAAACTACTCTGCATATTAGGTATACACCTACCTTTCATTTTTATAGAGATGGTGAAAGAGTAGATGAGATGTTTGGTGCTGGAGAAGAACGGCTTCATGATCGGTTATGGCTGCACTCTTGA